The following are encoded together in the Novipirellula artificiosorum genome:
- a CDS encoding amidophosphoribosyltransferase: MSELHHECGVAAIYHLSGRGRSQMCTSDGPRHISRLLPRMLLDIQNRGQLAAGMTTFDPDRPSLLRTLKDVGTVTEVFRLNHRAKCESLMRQLAGRAAIGHVRYATCGQDDRSYAQPFERKHIHKRKWFSFGFNGQLANYGLLKERLLADGDHHLTLDTDTEIILHEFGRLLSQSPGRIDWIDVLRQTTAGFDGAYSIALLTAEGEMIVARDPLGIKPMCYVNDGPLFAAASESVALLNLGFSDDQIKSLPPGHAIIIDPEDGFRLEQFAQTKSPAHCFFEWIYFANVASTLDDRSVYLSRTHLGEELARAERELGRVPLDDEDTIIVPVPDTSKAAADAMAYKLSIPCREGLIRNRYAGRTFIEGGRARKAKAATKYTPLREVLEGKRVILVEDSIVRSTTMNVLLDRIREVGGAKEIHVRVACPPIVAPCFYGIDMSTIDQLIAPKYFGVSGNLTDEAQQKLADDLGADTLRYLPVSAIARAIGLEESSLCRACVTGNYPTECGQHLYQIALDNRGSKIDAKRTYEQLAAALQQS; this comes from the coding sequence ATGAGCGAATTGCATCACGAATGTGGTGTTGCTGCGATTTACCATCTTTCTGGTCGCGGCCGAAGCCAAATGTGTACGTCTGACGGACCTCGGCACATTTCGCGGCTGCTGCCACGGATGTTGTTGGATATCCAAAATCGCGGTCAATTGGCCGCCGGCATGACTACTTTTGACCCCGACCGACCCTCACTGCTGCGGACGCTCAAAGATGTGGGGACCGTCACCGAAGTTTTCCGGCTCAACCACCGCGCCAAATGTGAATCGTTGATGCGGCAATTGGCCGGTCGAGCTGCGATTGGCCATGTTCGCTACGCCACCTGCGGCCAAGACGACCGTAGTTACGCTCAACCCTTCGAACGAAAACACATACACAAACGAAAGTGGTTTAGCTTTGGTTTTAATGGCCAATTGGCTAACTACGGACTGCTCAAAGAACGGCTGTTGGCCGATGGGGACCACCATCTGACGCTCGACACCGATACCGAGATCATTCTTCATGAGTTCGGTCGGTTGCTCAGTCAATCACCTGGTCGAATTGATTGGATCGATGTGCTGCGTCAAACCACGGCTGGGTTCGACGGAGCGTACAGCATCGCGCTGCTGACCGCCGAAGGCGAAATGATCGTTGCCCGAGACCCCTTGGGGATCAAGCCGATGTGCTATGTCAACGACGGTCCACTGTTCGCCGCTGCGAGCGAAAGCGTCGCCTTGTTGAATCTCGGTTTTTCGGACGACCAAATCAAATCGTTGCCGCCCGGACATGCCATCATCATTGATCCGGAAGATGGTTTTCGGCTGGAACAGTTTGCCCAAACAAAATCGCCAGCCCATTGCTTCTTTGAATGGATTTACTTCGCGAACGTCGCCAGCACGCTCGATGACCGCAGCGTTTACCTTAGCCGCACTCACTTGGGTGAAGAGCTCGCTCGTGCGGAACGAGAGCTTGGTCGTGTCCCGCTTGATGATGAAGATACGATCATCGTTCCGGTTCCCGACACCAGCAAAGCGGCAGCCGACGCGATGGCGTACAAATTGTCGATCCCTTGTCGCGAAGGATTGATTCGAAATCGCTACGCTGGCCGAACCTTCATCGAAGGGGGGCGAGCGAGGAAAGCGAAAGCGGCGACCAAGTACACGCCGCTTCGAGAAGTGCTCGAAGGCAAACGCGTGATCTTGGTCGAAGATTCGATTGTCCGCAGCACGACCATGAATGTGTTGTTGGATCGGATCCGTGAAGTCGGTGGGGCGAAGGAGATTCACGTTCGTGTCGCCTGTCCGCCCATCGTCGCGCCATGCTTCTACGGGATCGACATGAGTACGATCGACCAGTTGATCGCGCCAAAATACTTTGGTGTCAGCGGCAATTTGACGGATGAAGCTCAACAAAAATTGGCGGACGACCTGGGCGCCGATACGTTGAGGTATTTGCCCGTCAGCGCGATTGCCCGAGCGATTGGTTTGGAGGAAAGCAGTCTCTGCCGAGCGTGTGTGACCGGCAACTACCCGACCGAATGCGGACAACACCTCTATCAAATCGCCTTGGACAATCGCGGCAGCAAGATCGATGCCAAACGCACCTACGAACAATTAGCTGCCGCGCTTCAGCAGAGTTGA
- a CDS encoding M16 family metallopeptidase yields MAFLPHVRTFLAKVAPLTTTTSSTEDIRIQTLDNGIVVAVQSMPWLRTAAFSLCLRAGVNAESLSNSGLASMVCEMVERGAGPYSSRDLVAAADNLGMDRSSNVATSSVSFGAAMPAESLKEAIKIYADIVRRPHLPSDQLDDARMMAMHELRAIEDEPTQRVMLRLRELQYGQRLGRSQHGKQESLMAITAEDVREFYTRHYHAGGAILTVAGKLDPETVFEWAAECFGDWKVDEVVPSAEMSGAAAYEHIASPSSQTHIGFSFDSIPFGHEDYFKMRAAIGILSDGMSSRLFDRVREQRGLCYTVSAGCQSLQKVGAVFGYAGTTPERAQQTLDVTLGEFTRLTDDLSVDELDRWKVRIESNLIMEQESSASRSASMASDYFQVGRVLSTVELEQVIESLTLDQIADYWKAHPPSDYRIVTLGPEPLNPNR; encoded by the coding sequence ATGGCATTTCTACCTCACGTTCGCACATTCCTTGCAAAGGTCGCTCCACTGACTACAACAACGTCCTCTACCGAAGACATCCGGATCCAGACGCTTGACAATGGAATTGTCGTCGCCGTCCAGTCCATGCCATGGTTACGCACCGCCGCGTTCTCACTCTGTTTGCGAGCTGGCGTGAATGCCGAATCCCTCTCCAACTCGGGCTTGGCATCGATGGTTTGCGAGATGGTCGAACGAGGCGCGGGGCCGTATAGCAGCCGCGACCTTGTTGCCGCAGCCGACAACCTCGGCATGGATCGATCCTCCAACGTGGCGACATCGTCGGTGTCGTTTGGAGCCGCGATGCCGGCAGAATCACTGAAAGAGGCGATCAAGATTTACGCCGACATTGTCCGCCGCCCCCACTTGCCAAGCGACCAACTTGACGACGCTCGGATGATGGCAATGCACGAGCTTCGCGCCATCGAAGACGAACCGACACAACGTGTGATGCTGAGGCTTCGTGAATTGCAATACGGCCAACGTTTGGGCCGCAGCCAACATGGCAAGCAGGAAAGCTTGATGGCGATCACCGCCGAGGATGTTCGTGAATTCTACACGCGACACTATCACGCTGGGGGCGCCATTCTAACGGTCGCTGGCAAGCTTGACCCTGAAACGGTCTTTGAATGGGCAGCGGAATGCTTCGGTGATTGGAAGGTGGACGAGGTTGTCCCCTCCGCTGAGATGTCCGGTGCAGCCGCGTACGAGCACATCGCGTCTCCATCGAGCCAAACGCACATCGGGTTTTCCTTTGATTCGATTCCGTTTGGCCACGAAGATTACTTCAAGATGCGTGCGGCAATCGGCATCCTTAGCGACGGGATGAGCAGCCGCTTGTTCGATCGTGTTCGTGAGCAACGCGGATTGTGCTACACCGTTTCGGCAGGCTGCCAATCGCTGCAAAAGGTTGGTGCGGTGTTCGGCTACGCGGGCACCACTCCCGAACGAGCCCAGCAAACACTTGACGTCACGCTGGGGGAATTCACCCGGCTTACCGATGACCTGTCCGTCGATGAACTCGACCGTTGGAAGGTTCGCATCGAAAGCAACTTGATCATGGAACAAGAATCGAGTGCATCACGGTCCGCTTCGATGGCATCGGATTACTTCCAGGTGGGGCGGGTCCTCAGCACCGTTGAGCTCGAGCAGGTTATCGAGTCGTTGACGCTGGACCAGATCGCAGACTACTGGAAGGCTCATCCACCGTCCGATTATCGGATCGTCACGCTTGGCCCCGAACCGTTGAATCCGAACCGTTGA
- a CDS encoding peroxiredoxin family protein — MLNVRLLVILCLFSLGTGCSRVPDDGIEFTEVTQSQPITIDDFSSLRFTDPEGAEVTLSDLMTRKYLVLVITRGWNNGVCFYCASQTSRWARRYDELEAYDAQLVAVFPVESDDEATHLTDLDQSIKKGPIENEQVPYPLLLDINLSGVDQLGIRAQLAKPSTYIVDREGRVRFAYVGESIADRPTVDSVLRQLDLLEE, encoded by the coding sequence GTGCTAAATGTTCGTTTATTGGTGATTTTGTGTTTGTTTTCTCTCGGAACCGGTTGTAGCCGCGTCCCCGATGATGGGATTGAGTTCACCGAGGTCACGCAGTCGCAGCCGATCACGATCGACGATTTCTCCTCGCTTCGGTTTACCGACCCGGAAGGCGCCGAGGTCACGTTATCCGATTTGATGACGCGAAAATACTTGGTACTTGTAATCACGCGTGGATGGAATAACGGCGTTTGTTTTTACTGTGCGTCGCAAACTTCCCGTTGGGCACGCCGTTACGATGAGTTGGAGGCCTACGACGCTCAGCTTGTTGCTGTGTTTCCAGTTGAATCCGACGACGAGGCAACCCACCTGACCGACCTGGACCAAAGCATCAAGAAAGGGCCGATCGAGAATGAACAGGTTCCTTATCCGTTGCTGCTGGACATCAATTTGTCGGGGGTGGACCAATTGGGGATCCGCGCCCAATTAGCCAAGCCATCAACGTACATTGTGGATCGTGAAGGCCGAGTCCGGTTCGCCTACGTGGGCGAATCGATCGCTGACCGGCCTACGGTTGATTCCGTCTTGCGCCAACTCGACCTGCTGGAAGAATAA
- a CDS encoding RNA polymerase sigma factor: MLSSTSDDDHLRLVQQAIAGDQEAFGRLVQDYAGMVTGIAYSVLGDFDRSEDAGQEAFLEAWKKLDSLKDPNRFGSWVCAIARHRALDLARTLGRRDARTQSVGYDVSVDRHAGAEEIAASEEEKALVWSSLDSLPEKYREVMVLYYRGDSSVARVAETLGENEPTIRQRLVRGREMLKSEVERIVERTLSGTAPKAIFTAAVLGSLPGNAHAAVAGMAAATAKTASSSLGGAAATSSGVAIGGAALGTMGGLLGGLLGGGIGAWMGYRNSPYASQKRLITRYVFAFAAVMLCFLVSLSLLIRKQTSDAPFQGSTYAIALMSLIFGFQFLMLGSALWMGRRYKQLAQSAKQAGDAVDPSVAVKRGRFIHQEVRWTSQARFLGRPWVDVQRAKTDCDGSVETPLTATGWIAIGDRANGVLLGVGNLARGMIAVGAVSFGGIAIGGVGVGLISVAGLSIGVIGIGGLALSVIAIAGVAIGLYAYGGLAVGKIALGGAAFGLDGARGGFAWSRVYAEGGEVIGGAGADKEMLAAAFQQHGFVQLAEGGISGGVMQFGFVLIAIVFLSFIVSVVASKRLGYRHEMDDKAMRRNDAGAFFGSLLGCTVWVTTLGYSQGHWATFALSVTVYVIAAGVCAASYFETRNTHRYWLAYGVSLIAMEVATSLCLLFAWRFLGMRTWESLHLVTLFIVLQLVFLAHAAIAAMTTQSTLLKRGS, encoded by the coding sequence ATGCTTTCCTCGACCTCTGACGATGACCACCTTCGACTCGTTCAACAAGCGATTGCCGGCGACCAGGAAGCGTTTGGCCGTTTGGTTCAGGATTACGCCGGGATGGTCACCGGCATAGCCTACAGCGTGTTGGGGGATTTTGACCGTAGCGAGGATGCTGGCCAAGAAGCCTTCTTGGAAGCTTGGAAAAAACTAGATTCGCTGAAAGACCCAAATCGTTTTGGAAGTTGGGTTTGCGCGATCGCGCGGCACCGTGCGCTCGACTTAGCCCGCACGCTCGGTCGACGTGACGCGCGGACGCAGTCGGTTGGATACGATGTTTCCGTGGATCGTCACGCCGGGGCTGAAGAAATCGCAGCGAGCGAAGAGGAAAAGGCCTTGGTATGGAGCAGTCTTGATTCGCTGCCCGAAAAATACCGCGAAGTCATGGTGCTCTATTACCGTGGTGATTCCTCGGTGGCGAGAGTAGCCGAGACACTGGGCGAGAACGAACCCACGATTCGCCAGCGTCTTGTTCGGGGCCGAGAAATGCTCAAGAGCGAGGTGGAGCGGATTGTCGAGCGGACGCTATCGGGAACGGCACCCAAAGCAATCTTCACCGCCGCGGTGCTGGGAAGTTTACCGGGCAACGCGCATGCCGCCGTTGCGGGGATGGCTGCAGCAACGGCAAAGACGGCTTCGAGTTCGCTGGGCGGCGCAGCAGCAACGTCGAGCGGCGTTGCCATCGGCGGCGCCGCACTCGGCACGATGGGCGGACTTCTCGGTGGCTTACTTGGTGGTGGCATCGGAGCCTGGATGGGATATCGCAATTCGCCCTACGCAAGCCAAAAACGACTCATCACCCGTTATGTGTTTGCTTTCGCGGCGGTGATGCTTTGCTTTCTCGTTTCGCTATCGTTGCTGATACGAAAGCAAACGTCGGATGCACCGTTTCAGGGGAGCACCTACGCGATTGCCTTGATGAGCTTGATTTTTGGTTTCCAATTTCTGATGCTTGGCAGCGCGCTGTGGATGGGGCGGAGGTACAAGCAACTGGCGCAATCAGCCAAGCAGGCGGGGGACGCGGTGGATCCATCGGTGGCTGTGAAGCGAGGTCGATTCATCCATCAAGAGGTCCGCTGGACAAGCCAAGCGAGGTTCTTGGGACGCCCCTGGGTCGACGTTCAACGTGCAAAAACCGATTGTGACGGAAGCGTTGAAACGCCGCTCACCGCGACCGGCTGGATCGCGATCGGTGATCGGGCCAACGGAGTGCTTCTTGGTGTCGGCAATCTCGCCCGAGGGATGATCGCCGTTGGGGCCGTCAGCTTTGGTGGAATTGCAATCGGTGGCGTCGGAGTCGGCTTAATCAGCGTTGCAGGTTTATCCATCGGCGTGATTGGAATTGGCGGTCTTGCATTGTCCGTGATTGCGATTGCAGGCGTTGCGATTGGATTGTATGCCTACGGTGGACTGGCGGTTGGCAAGATTGCTCTTGGCGGAGCTGCATTCGGTCTCGACGGCGCACGCGGCGGCTTTGCCTGGTCGCGAGTTTACGCCGAGGGGGGTGAGGTGATTGGTGGTGCTGGCGCGGACAAGGAAATGCTGGCGGCTGCGTTCCAGCAACACGGGTTCGTCCAACTCGCCGAGGGAGGCATCAGCGGTGGGGTCATGCAATTTGGATTCGTGCTGATCGCAATCGTTTTTCTTAGCTTCATCGTCAGCGTGGTTGCTTCGAAACGACTCGGCTATCGCCATGAGATGGACGACAAGGCGATGCGCCGCAACGACGCAGGAGCATTTTTCGGATCGTTGCTGGGGTGTACCGTGTGGGTCACGACGCTCGGCTATTCCCAGGGGCACTGGGCGACGTTCGCGTTGTCGGTCACTGTCTACGTGATCGCCGCCGGGGTATGTGCTGCCAGCTATTTCGAGACGCGTAACACCCATCGTTACTGGCTAGCTTACGGGGTCAGCTTGATCGCGATGGAAGTCGCGACGAGTTTGTGCTTGCTGTTCGCCTGGCGATTCCTAGGGATGAGGACTTGGGAATCCCTTCATTTGGTTACCCTCTTCATCGTGCTGCAACTCGTCTTCCTCGCCCACGCAGCCATTGCTGCGATGACCACCCAATCAACTCTGCTGAAGCGCGGCAGCTAA
- a CDS encoding M16 family metallopeptidase: MTHFQTYTLSNGLRVAAEIDHRCYSAAMGYFVRAGAKDETDRESGLSHFLEHMMFKGTDRRTAADVNRELDELGGNSNAYTSEEQTVYYATVLPKFQDRLVDLLTDMLSPKLDEHEFETERKVILEEIAKYEDQPPFGAFERVMEIYYGPRGLGRRVLGTKESIEATDATSMRNYFHRRYRPEQMVFAATGNVDFERLIETLERQTASWHQRPLPEPPTADDMQSLPAGIALDSHLEIEDAAQAYCVRISRGPSMASEDRYATRILASILGDEGGSRLFWELIDTGRAETATVWPQEFADSGAWFSYLVCERSELESNSKLMQELLMRTADEGVTAEELQQATNKATAACIMQSERPSNRLFSVGSRWLTYGQYVSTDDLLNQFRAIDLTAVSKAANAYLNESSTEVVAAASQVQQLS, from the coding sequence ATGACCCACTTCCAAACTTACACGTTGTCCAATGGACTACGCGTTGCCGCAGAGATCGATCATCGTTGTTACTCTGCGGCGATGGGCTACTTTGTCCGCGCCGGTGCGAAAGACGAAACCGATCGCGAATCGGGTCTCAGCCATTTCCTTGAACACATGATGTTCAAAGGAACGGATCGCCGAACGGCCGCAGATGTGAATCGCGAACTCGATGAACTCGGTGGAAACAGCAACGCCTACACCAGCGAAGAGCAAACGGTCTATTACGCCACGGTGCTTCCCAAATTCCAAGATCGGCTCGTCGACTTGCTAACCGACATGCTGAGCCCGAAATTGGATGAACATGAATTTGAAACCGAGCGGAAAGTAATCTTGGAAGAGATTGCCAAGTACGAGGATCAACCTCCTTTCGGTGCGTTCGAACGCGTGATGGAGATTTACTATGGGCCGCGAGGCTTGGGGAGACGCGTCCTCGGGACCAAAGAATCGATCGAAGCGACGGACGCGACTTCGATGAGAAACTACTTCCATCGCCGTTATCGCCCCGAGCAAATGGTCTTTGCCGCGACGGGGAACGTCGATTTTGAGCGATTGATTGAGACCCTCGAACGTCAAACCGCTTCGTGGCATCAACGGCCCCTGCCCGAGCCGCCAACCGCAGACGATATGCAATCCCTGCCTGCGGGAATTGCACTCGATTCGCACTTGGAAATCGAAGATGCAGCTCAAGCCTACTGCGTTCGAATCAGTCGCGGTCCAAGCATGGCGAGCGAAGATCGTTACGCGACTCGCATTCTCGCATCGATTTTGGGTGACGAAGGAGGCAGCCGCTTGTTTTGGGAATTGATCGATACCGGTCGAGCGGAAACCGCAACGGTTTGGCCACAAGAGTTCGCTGACAGTGGTGCGTGGTTCAGTTACTTGGTTTGCGAACGCTCCGAATTGGAATCGAACAGCAAGCTGATGCAGGAACTGCTGATGCGGACCGCCGACGAAGGGGTCACGGCCGAAGAGCTCCAGCAAGCGACCAATAAGGCCACCGCGGCCTGCATCATGCAGAGCGAGCGGCCGAGCAACCGGCTGTTTAGTGTTGGCAGCCGCTGGCTAACCTATGGCCAATACGTCAGCACGGATGACTTGCTCAACCAATTCCGCGCCATCGACTTGACCGCCGTCTCCAAGGCCGCCAATGCGTATTTGAATGAATCGTCAACCGAAGTGGTTGCAGCGGCTTCGCAGGTCCAGCAACTTTCCTAA
- a CDS encoding redoxin domain-containing protein, with translation MLFRVLFLLVVSSGFVVRAAEEQSAKPEAVTAEREEASKPPAQGAEKERFVLSDDVRDVLQPLFASIADADVSRATVELSTDSVLAGQIVETKKSTYQIASKHPDQFTIYLKEPEQRTRIYCDGKKMVVALSPKAYYQISEPLDLQDAVLNLPLPMGPYPEPVMALTFAGVDPSLSFLGGMKSVSIVDREKFRGRVPAIHLRGEQNDAVTWDFWVSEEKVPKPIRLLVDLTAMLRATNQVRVPQGFAYQLQFDFLSWRVTGEVEESLFSFHAGKDAVEYESLEDYMQSIAGAVNSHPLLGEMAPDFEASTLAGDVVSLDALKNKVVVLDFWATWCVPCAAAMPILKQVSDEYADKDVVFLAVNVGEDESLVKGFLEEQEWDINVVFDPKGKISDAYRADAIPQTVVVGKTGIIESVHLGFPGEDELRKRLNDELSVLSIGGRIESGNAAEAAEEPTEEPSIQETDKQ, from the coding sequence ATGTTATTTCGTGTGTTGTTTCTGTTGGTTGTCAGTAGCGGTTTTGTGGTGAGGGCTGCCGAGGAGCAATCGGCGAAGCCCGAAGCGGTAACTGCAGAGCGAGAAGAAGCGAGCAAGCCACCGGCTCAGGGGGCGGAGAAAGAACGTTTCGTCCTTTCCGACGACGTTCGTGATGTGCTGCAACCGCTTTTTGCATCGATTGCCGATGCCGATGTTTCGCGAGCGACGGTCGAGTTGTCGACCGATTCCGTGCTAGCCGGGCAAATTGTCGAAACGAAGAAATCGACCTACCAAATTGCATCAAAGCACCCCGATCAGTTCACGATTTACTTGAAAGAACCGGAACAAAGGACGCGAATCTATTGTGACGGCAAGAAGATGGTCGTCGCCCTTTCGCCCAAAGCTTACTACCAAATCTCCGAACCACTTGATCTGCAAGACGCTGTCCTGAACTTGCCGCTTCCAATGGGGCCTTATCCCGAACCGGTGATGGCATTGACCTTTGCTGGGGTCGATCCGTCATTGAGCTTTCTCGGCGGAATGAAGTCGGTGTCGATTGTCGACCGTGAAAAATTCCGTGGTCGCGTGCCGGCGATCCACCTCCGTGGTGAACAGAACGATGCGGTGACTTGGGATTTCTGGGTCAGTGAAGAGAAGGTTCCAAAGCCAATTCGTTTGTTGGTTGATTTGACAGCCATGTTACGAGCGACGAACCAAGTTCGTGTGCCGCAAGGCTTCGCCTACCAGTTGCAATTTGATTTTCTGTCCTGGCGCGTCACGGGCGAAGTCGAAGAAAGCCTGTTCTCCTTTCATGCTGGCAAGGATGCGGTGGAGTATGAGTCGCTCGAAGACTACATGCAATCGATTGCCGGGGCGGTCAACTCGCACCCGCTGCTTGGAGAAATGGCGCCCGATTTCGAAGCATCCACTCTTGCGGGTGACGTGGTCAGCTTGGATGCACTGAAGAACAAAGTGGTCGTGCTCGATTTCTGGGCGACATGGTGTGTTCCCTGCGCAGCTGCGATGCCGATCCTCAAGCAGGTCAGCGACGAGTATGCAGACAAGGATGTTGTCTTCTTGGCAGTGAACGTCGGCGAGGATGAATCCTTGGTCAAGGGTTTTTTAGAAGAGCAAGAATGGGATATCAATGTTGTGTTTGACCCCAAAGGAAAAATCTCGGATGCGTATCGAGCCGATGCCATTCCGCAAACGGTCGTGGTGGGAAAGACTGGAATCATCGAGTCGGTCCACCTCGGATTTCCTGGCGAAGACGAGTTAAGGAAGCGGTTGAATGACGAACTAAGCGTGCTGAGTATCGGCGGACGCATTGAATCGGGCAACGCCGCGGAAGCCGCAGAAGAACCAACGGAGGAACCCTCGATTCAAGAAACGGACAAGCAGTGA
- the miaB gene encoding tRNA (N6-isopentenyl adenosine(37)-C2)-methylthiotransferase MiaB, translated as MSKRVFIHTVGCQMNVLDSEMVIADLKRHGYTVVDSPKQADCVLYNTCSVREHAEEKVYSALGKLRQMKELDPGKTIGVMGCMAQKDQEIVFKRAPYVDLVVGPGQLHTLPDLLAKIEAGEGRQMAVSLSRTDGSQASIARSHETFDPLRDPSMRPTPFQAYLRIQIGCDKFCTYCVVPNTRGPEQGRPPSQILSEARVLAEQGCREITLLGQTVNSYRFKDDEQATDLASLLEELHEVDGIDRIKFVTNYPKDMTERLLTTVRDLPKCAPYLHVPAQSGSDEVLKRMKRGYTVSDYMEMFERIERILPEASVSSDFIVGFCGETEEDFQKSVRLIERCRFKNSFIFQYSVRPGTTASKRLEDDVPREVKLRRNNDLLEVQDRLAKEDNLKRVNSVVEVLVEGPSKVGFKADAEAQVVQMIGRTDCDRIVVFDGNRRQAGQFVNVKVDDASCHTLIGRIQTVDVVSIAAPAFSS; from the coding sequence ATGAGTAAACGAGTTTTCATTCACACCGTCGGCTGCCAGATGAACGTACTGGACAGCGAAATGGTGATTGCCGACCTAAAACGCCACGGCTACACCGTCGTCGATTCGCCCAAACAGGCCGATTGTGTACTCTACAACACGTGCAGTGTTCGCGAACACGCCGAGGAAAAGGTCTACAGCGCGCTGGGCAAGTTGCGGCAAATGAAGGAGCTGGACCCCGGAAAGACGATTGGCGTGATGGGCTGTATGGCTCAGAAGGATCAGGAGATCGTTTTCAAGCGGGCCCCCTACGTCGATTTGGTGGTTGGCCCAGGCCAATTGCACACCCTGCCTGACTTGCTGGCAAAGATTGAAGCGGGTGAGGGACGTCAAATGGCAGTCTCACTCTCTCGCACCGATGGGTCTCAAGCATCGATCGCTCGCAGCCACGAAACCTTTGACCCCTTGCGTGATCCGTCGATGCGGCCAACGCCCTTCCAAGCTTACCTGCGAATTCAAATCGGTTGCGACAAGTTTTGCACTTACTGCGTCGTCCCCAACACGCGCGGTCCTGAGCAAGGTCGTCCACCTTCCCAGATCCTCTCCGAGGCTCGCGTGCTTGCCGAGCAAGGATGTCGCGAGATCACGTTGCTAGGGCAAACGGTCAATAGCTATCGTTTCAAAGACGATGAGCAGGCGACCGACTTGGCATCACTGCTCGAGGAACTGCATGAAGTCGATGGGATCGATCGAATCAAGTTTGTGACGAACTATCCCAAAGACATGACCGAGCGGTTGTTGACCACGGTGCGTGATCTGCCAAAGTGTGCACCTTATCTGCATGTGCCTGCACAAAGCGGCAGCGATGAAGTCCTCAAACGGATGAAACGGGGCTACACGGTCAGCGACTACATGGAGATGTTCGAGCGGATCGAGCGGATCTTGCCCGAAGCATCGGTGAGCAGCGACTTTATTGTGGGTTTCTGTGGCGAAACGGAGGAAGACTTCCAAAAGTCCGTTCGCTTGATCGAGCGTTGCCGGTTCAAAAACAGCTTCATTTTTCAGTACAGTGTTCGACCCGGCACGACGGCATCCAAGCGACTCGAGGACGACGTGCCTCGCGAAGTCAAACTGCGCCGCAACAACGATTTGCTTGAGGTTCAAGATCGGCTTGCCAAAGAAGACAACTTGAAACGGGTCAACAGTGTGGTCGAGGTTCTGGTCGAAGGGCCGAGCAAGGTAGGGTTCAAAGCCGACGCCGAGGCTCAAGTGGTTCAGATGATCGGCCGAACCGATTGCGACCGGATTGTGGTCTTCGACGGCAACCGTCGACAAGCGGGTCAGTTTGTCAATGTCAAGGTTGACGACGCCAGCTGTCACACACTGATTGGACGCATTCAAACGGTCGATGTCGTTTCCATCGCTGCGCCAGCGTTTAGTTCCTAG
- a CDS encoding zinc ribbon domain-containing protein, translating to MKIKCPGCSTVLNVPDAAAGKIVKCPCGKQLRAPGGDAASAALTGSAAPPPSAVATTRPRVTRTAAAQPGAGGFGGFDAGMFDELTESDLQPVAAVSRPGSAAPSAPSTGGKLLQQYGSTDAGDSAQAARPGKRPGTLTFLGVINGLWAALFAILTLALFGLMAIIPALGEEMPEEAAGGLGIAAAVVVAMTVLSIATCVACFIAKPACWYIVLFSYAYGFGDRIMGLVGDFQEELDVKILVRSSVGLLVGFYFWFYLHQQEPRLFFGTTEAKWPHMLVPDAFGFLLGLGLGAAAVFMV from the coding sequence ATGAAGATCAAGTGTCCCGGCTGTTCGACGGTCCTGAATGTTCCCGACGCTGCGGCTGGCAAAATCGTCAAATGCCCTTGTGGGAAACAACTTCGTGCTCCGGGGGGCGACGCTGCGTCGGCAGCGTTGACCGGTTCCGCAGCACCCCCCCCTTCGGCAGTAGCCACCACTCGGCCTCGGGTGACGAGGACCGCGGCAGCGCAGCCGGGTGCCGGCGGATTTGGTGGCTTTGACGCTGGTATGTTCGACGAATTGACCGAGAGTGATTTGCAACCGGTCGCGGCCGTGTCTCGGCCCGGATCCGCGGCGCCCTCGGCTCCTTCGACCGGTGGCAAACTGCTGCAGCAGTACGGGTCGACCGATGCAGGCGACTCGGCCCAAGCGGCAAGACCCGGTAAACGGCCCGGCACGCTCACGTTCTTGGGAGTGATCAACGGGCTGTGGGCCGCACTGTTCGCTATTTTGACGTTGGCCCTTTTTGGATTGATGGCGATCATTCCCGCACTTGGCGAAGAAATGCCCGAGGAAGCGGCGGGCGGCTTAGGAATCGCTGCGGCGGTCGTGGTTGCGATGACCGTTTTGTCGATCGCAACCTGTGTTGCCTGCTTTATTGCAAAACCAGCTTGCTGGTACATCGTCTTGTTCAGCTATGCGTATGGCTTTGGCGATCGCATCATGGGACTGGTCGGCGATTTCCAAGAGGAGTTGGACGTCAAGATCCTTGTCCGATCCAGCGTCGGGCTGTTGGTGGGCTTCTATTTCTGGTTTTATCTGCATCAGCAAGAGCCCCGTCTGTTCTTTGGGACGACGGAGGCCAAATGGCCACACATGTTGGTTCCCGATGCATTCGGATTCCTGCTCGGTCTTGGCCTCGGGGCCGCAGCGGTGTTCATGGTCTAG